In Armatimonadota bacterium, one genomic interval encodes:
- the tsaE gene encoding tRNA (adenosine(37)-N6)-threonylcarbamoyltransferase complex ATPase subunit type 1 TsaE, whose translation MRDRSDMSDASDRSRPKWGASLKTLAFHTTGPEETEALGERIGRALEPETVVALFGGLGAGKTTLTKGIARGLDVPDLVHSPTFTLIHEHKGRMWVYHFDLYRLDDPAQLLDLDYEDYVYGPGVTIIEWAERAGSLLPSDRLEVRITGEDEERTFELTATGPHAEAVIDRLG comes from the coding sequence TTGCGTGATCGGTCAGACATGTCCGACGCGTCCGACCGGTCCAGACCGAAATGGGGCGCCAGCTTGAAGACCCTCGCCTTCCATACGACCGGCCCCGAGGAGACCGAGGCGCTCGGCGAGCGGATCGGGCGCGCGCTCGAGCCGGAGACCGTCGTCGCGCTGTTCGGCGGACTCGGCGCGGGGAAGACCACGCTTACCAAGGGGATCGCGCGCGGCCTCGACGTGCCGGACCTCGTCCACAGCCCGACGTTCACGCTGATCCACGAGCACAAGGGCCGGATGTGGGTCTACCACTTCGACCTCTACCGGCTCGACGATCCGGCGCAGCTTCTCGACCTCGACTACGAGGACTACGTATACGGGCCGGGAGTCACCATCATCGAGTGGGCAGAGCGCGCCGGAAGCCTTCTGCCGTCCGACCGCCTCGAGGTCCGCATCACAGGCGAGGACGAAGAGCGCACCTTCGAACTGACTGCTACCGGCCCGCATGCCGAGGCGGTCATCGATAGGCTGGGTTAG
- a CDS encoding amidohydrolase family protein yields the protein MLIDIHTHVTPTATVTRPNGRTYCTPEQLLEKLDESKIDKAVLLPAISPEYAHRRVTPEDVIEIAARHPDRFIPFCNLDPRMVKNSPDADFMPLLEYYKKAGCRGVGEITANMPFDDAMVWNMLGQCEKAGMPLTFHIGPRAGGCYGLIDDLGLPRLEKTLKQFPKLIFLGHSQPFWAEISADVTNETRNGYPKGKVTPGRVVELMRKYPNLHGDLSANSGFNALSRDAEFCYSFTEEFQDRLYFGTDIASPDTETPLADFLRGARRDGTISREACEKIGWRNANRLLGLGLE from the coding sequence ATAGACATCCACACCCACGTCACGCCGACCGCGACCGTCACCAGGCCGAACGGGAGGACATACTGCACTCCGGAGCAGCTCCTCGAGAAGCTCGACGAGTCGAAGATTGACAAGGCCGTCCTGCTTCCCGCGATAAGCCCGGAGTACGCTCACCGCAGGGTGACGCCGGAAGACGTCATCGAGATCGCGGCGCGGCATCCGGACCGGTTCATACCGTTCTGCAACCTCGACCCCCGGATGGTCAAGAACTCGCCGGACGCCGACTTCATGCCTCTGCTCGAATACTACAAGAAGGCGGGGTGCAGAGGCGTCGGCGAGATCACCGCGAACATGCCGTTCGACGATGCGATGGTCTGGAACATGCTCGGCCAGTGCGAGAAGGCCGGGATGCCGCTGACCTTCCACATCGGGCCGCGAGCCGGCGGGTGCTACGGGCTGATTGACGACCTCGGCCTCCCCCGGCTCGAGAAGACGCTGAAGCAGTTCCCGAAGCTGATCTTCCTCGGCCACTCGCAGCCGTTCTGGGCGGAGATCAGCGCCGACGTGACGAATGAGACGCGGAACGGCTACCCTAAGGGCAAGGTTACGCCCGGGCGAGTCGTCGAGTTGATGCGGAAGTACCCGAACCTGCACGGAGACCTGTCGGCCAACAGCGGGTTCAACGCCCTCAGCCGCGACGCGGAGTTCTGCTACTCATTCACGGAGGAGTTCCAGGACCGGTTGTACTTCGGGACGGACATCGCCTCGCCGGACACGGAGACGCCGCTGGCGGACTTCCTCCGCGGCGCGCGCAGGGACGGCACGATCTCCCGCGAGGCGTGCGAGAAGATCGGCTGGAGAAACGCAAACCGGCTGCTGGGCTTGGGGCTGGAGTGA